A genome region from Arachis duranensis cultivar V14167 chromosome 8, aradu.V14167.gnm2.J7QH, whole genome shotgun sequence includes the following:
- the LOC107463072 gene encoding zinc finger A20 and AN1 domain-containing stress-associated protein 5 → MAQKTEKEETEFKVPETITPCVNNCGLTGNPATNNMCQNCFNATTTAAAAAATTTTTTTTPISQQPSRFSDEKATATARSATSTRSPKRSHPSNDEENPREANSGMDRGETTSSEAKRVVNRCSGCRRRVGLTGFRCRCGELFCAEHRYSDRHDCTYDYKAAGREAIARENPVVKAAKIVKV, encoded by the coding sequence atggctcagaaaacagagaaagaagaaaCGGAGTTCAAGGTTCCAGAAACCATTACCCCTTGCGTCAATAATTGTGGCTTAACAGGTAACCCAGCCACGAACAACATGTGCCAGAACTGCTTCAACGCCACCACcaccgccgccgccgccgccgctaCCACAACTACTACAACAACAACACCGATCTCGCAGCAGCCTTCTAGATTCTCCGATGAGAAAGCCACCGCAACAGCCAGATCTGCCACGTCAACGCGTTCGCCGAAGAGATCTCACCCGTCGAACGACGAGGAGAATCCGCGAGAGGCTAATTCGGGAATGGATCGGGGTGAAACGACGTCGTCCGAGGCGAAGCGTGTCGTGAATCGGTGCTCCGGTTGCCGTAGGAGAGTTGGTCTCACCGGATTCCGGTGCCGGTGCGGAGAGCTTTTCTGCGCAGAGCACCGGTACTCAGATCGCCATGACTGCACCTACGATTACAAAGCCGCGGGAAGGGAAGCCATCGCTAGAGAGAATCCGGTGGTTAAAGCCGCGAAGATCGTTAAGGTCTGA
- the LOC107462997 gene encoding uncharacterized protein LOC107462997 codes for MAAIISRRLRLASTILRPYFSSSSSTKPLFNNPKPLFLEPFSQSINPFLTNSSLTKPRLFSTNDSEKPESPYPSQNPNFKHQEIEGPTVERDVSPLANETREVLESIMKNVYKLSKVVAILGLVQLGLGSWIAYKTGSSPFSEVSVQSTLAFAFPFSLAFVLRQSLKPMYFFKKMEEQGRLQILTLTMQVAKQMNLLFVRVRGVSMACVLGISIGFLFAVLSR; via the coding sequence ATGGCTGCCATCATTTCCCGAAGGTTAAGATTAGCCTCTACAATCCTAAGACcctatttttcttcctcttcttcaaccaAGCCGTTATTCAATAACCCTAAGCCCTTATTCTTAGAACCCTTTTCCCAATCAATAAACCCTTTTCTCACCAATTCATCACTAACAAAACCAAGATTATTCTCCACCAATGATTCCGAGAAACCTGAAAGTCCATACCCAAGCCAAAATCCTAATTTCAAGCACCAAGAAATCGAAGGACCCACAGTTGAGCGTGACGTCTCACCTCTGGCGAATGAAACACGAGAGGTTTTGGAATCGATCATGAAGAACGTCTACAAGCTGAGCAAGGTGGTTGCAATTCTAGGTCTGGTTCAACTTGGTCTTGGATCTTGGATCGCTTACAAAACGGGTTCTTCACCATTTTCGGAGGTTTCTGTTCAGAGCACGCTGGCTTTTGCGTTTCCATTTTCATTGGCGTTTGTTCTGAGACAGTCACTGAAGCCAATGTACTTCTTCAAGAAGATGGAGGAGCAAGGTAGGTTGCAGATTCTGACGCTTACCATGCAGGTTGCGAAGCAGATGAATCTGTTGTTTGTTAGGGTTCGTGGGGTTTCCATGGCTTGTGTTCTTGGGATCTCCATTGGCTTCTTGTTTGCAGTGCTCTCAAGATGA